A region of Plantactinospora sp. BC1 DNA encodes the following proteins:
- a CDS encoding SDR family NAD(P)-dependent oxidoreductase has translation MFGLDGKSAVVTGASRGIGRAVALGLARAGANVAVLARGTSALAEVAKEIEASGRRALVLTCDIDRPDEIDQAVAAARDEFGGIDVVVNNAGGFSHVGPFLEMTPADWTQILRTNLDSVAHMCRAVGGYLTTVGRGSVINVASVGGYNGVPMLSPYAVAKAGVISLSRTLAVEWAASGVRVNVIAPGWTRTRLTRSFAGNPELADGLIRSVPMGRWGEPDDLVGAAVYLASDASRMVTGACLTVDGGVTAYDTGPAMIDMLSAGRVPI, from the coding sequence GTGTTTGGTTTGGACGGTAAGAGCGCCGTGGTCACCGGTGCGTCCCGGGGCATCGGCCGGGCGGTTGCGCTCGGCCTGGCCAGGGCCGGTGCGAACGTGGCGGTACTGGCCCGTGGCACGTCGGCGCTGGCCGAGGTGGCGAAGGAGATCGAGGCGTCCGGGCGCAGGGCGCTCGTGCTCACCTGCGACATCGACCGGCCCGACGAGATCGACCAGGCGGTGGCGGCGGCCCGGGACGAGTTCGGCGGTATCGACGTCGTGGTCAACAACGCCGGCGGTTTCAGCCATGTCGGACCGTTTCTGGAGATGACGCCGGCGGACTGGACGCAAATTTTGCGTACCAATCTGGATTCGGTCGCGCACATGTGCCGGGCGGTCGGCGGATATTTGACCACTGTGGGTCGGGGATCGGTTATCAACGTGGCCTCGGTGGGCGGTTACAACGGCGTTCCGATGCTTTCGCCGTACGCGGTGGCGAAGGCCGGGGTCATCTCGTTGAGCCGTACCCTGGCGGTGGAGTGGGCGGCCAGTGGAGTACGGGTCAACGTGATCGCGCCGGGCTGGACGCGTACCCGGTTGACCCGCAGCTTCGCCGGTAACCCGGAGCTGGCCGACGGGCTGATCCGAAGCGTGCCGATGGGCCGGTGGGGCGAGCCGGACGACCTCGTCGGCGCGGCGGTCTACCTGGCCAGCGACGCCTCCCGGATGGTCACCGGCGCCTGCCTGACCGTGGACGGCGGGGTGACCGCCTACGACACCGGACCGGCGATGATCGACATGCTGAGCGCCGGCAGGGTCCCGATCTAG
- a CDS encoding MoxR family ATPase — MRISVPSAPATVAPVSPVRFAFPSRTPAPSSTPAPAPAASTPAPAPSPAASTPAPAPSPAASTPASGAPADPAASGASADPGAPGTGGSAGPSRRGQLDVAGDLLALLGDTATEPRPDPQLEALTLAVAADLPVLLWGEPGIGKTAVLNQLASALDLPLTTVIASVHEPSDFAGLPVLGDDPAVQGVPMAPPDWAVRLVRAGRGLLFLDELSTAPPAVQAALLRVVLERRIGALRLPPGVRIVAAANPRSSAADGWELSPPLANRFVHLQWTHDPQVVVRGLGGTWPRAALPRLAPERLPEAVAFARRAVCGFLTARPGLVHRLPENEARRGGAWPSPRSWDMTLRLVAFATAADASREVLSMLVRGTVGDGPGLELLASLDRLDLPDPELLLADPARADLPERGDLRQAVLDGVVDAVRKRPDRSRWDAAWKLLVRALETGAPDLVVVPATTLAALRQPDWDVPAAIDRLAGVVSLTRRADEVATRVAVTAGVGR; from the coding sequence ATGCGTATCTCCGTGCCGTCCGCCCCCGCCACCGTCGCACCGGTCTCCCCCGTCCGCTTCGCCTTTCCGTCCCGCACTCCGGCTCCGTCCTCGACCCCGGCCCCGGCCCCGGCCGCGAGCACACCGGCTCCGGCTCCGTCCCCGGCCGCGAGCACTCCGGCTCCGGCTCCGTCCCCGGCTGCGAGCACACCGGCTTCCGGCGCTCCGGCCGATCCGGCCGCTTCGGGCGCTTCGGCCGATCCGGGCGCTCCGGGCACGGGCGGGTCGGCGGGACCGTCCCGGCGGGGTCAGCTCGACGTCGCGGGTGACCTGCTCGCCCTGCTCGGCGACACCGCGACCGAGCCGCGCCCCGACCCGCAACTGGAGGCCCTGACCCTGGCCGTCGCCGCCGACCTGCCGGTGCTGCTCTGGGGAGAGCCGGGGATCGGCAAGACGGCCGTGCTGAACCAGCTCGCCTCGGCCCTCGACCTGCCGCTGACCACGGTGATCGCCAGCGTGCACGAGCCGTCCGACTTCGCCGGCCTGCCGGTGCTCGGCGACGATCCCGCGGTGCAGGGCGTGCCGATGGCCCCGCCGGACTGGGCCGTACGCCTGGTGCGGGCCGGCCGGGGACTGCTCTTCCTGGACGAACTCTCCACCGCGCCCCCGGCCGTGCAGGCCGCCCTGCTCCGGGTGGTGCTGGAACGGCGGATCGGCGCACTGCGGCTTCCGCCCGGCGTCCGGATCGTGGCCGCCGCCAACCCCCGCTCCTCGGCCGCCGACGGCTGGGAACTGAGCCCACCGCTGGCGAACCGCTTCGTCCACCTACAGTGGACACACGACCCCCAGGTCGTGGTGCGGGGGCTCGGCGGGACCTGGCCCAGGGCCGCACTCCCCCGACTCGCACCGGAGCGGCTGCCCGAGGCGGTGGCGTTCGCCCGGCGCGCGGTCTGCGGATTCCTGACCGCCCGCCCCGGGCTCGTGCACCGGCTGCCGGAGAACGAGGCCCGCCGGGGCGGCGCGTGGCCGTCACCGCGCAGTTGGGACATGACGCTGCGGCTGGTCGCCTTCGCCACCGCGGCCGACGCCTCCCGGGAGGTGCTCTCCATGCTGGTCAGGGGCACCGTCGGCGACGGACCGGGGCTGGAGCTGCTGGCCAGCCTGGACCGGCTGGACCTGCCGGACCCCGAGCTGCTGCTCGCCGACCCGGCCCGGGCCGACCTGCCCGAGCGGGGTGACCTGCGGCAGGCCGTACTCGACGGGGTGGTCGACGCGGTCCGGAAGCGCCCCGACCGGTCCCGCTGGGACGCGGCCTGGAAGCTGCTGGTCCGGGCGCTGGAGACCGGCGCCCCGGACCTGGTGGTGGTACCCGCGACCACGCTCGCCGCGCTCCGCCAGCCCGACTGGGACGTTCCGGCGGCGATCGACCGGCTCGCCGGGGTGGTCTCGCTGACCAGGCGGGCGGACGAGGTCGCGACCCGGGTCGCCGTCACCGCCGGGGTCGGCCGGTGA
- a CDS encoding VWA-like domain-containing protein has translation MNGPAGALDTAKLFTARLHAARVRPYLATALFALHTVESRRVPTMAVDRHWRCYVSPAFVDRTPVEELAGVWVHEVSHLLRDHHGRGDRVAQRRGLVGPGERLRMNIAADCEINDDVYGDGLARPEGAVEPTLLGLTPGELMEDYLRQFRLGPHTQDFVWLDCGSGADGLDREWDLGPDGAHGLTAQERDAVRFRVAQGIAARPGTAPRGWQRWAEEAFHPPQPWLALLGAAVRSAASSAGAGDDYTYGRPARRSASLPGVILPSLRRRPPRVCVVVDTSGSVSDTELGSALVEIAAIGRAVGGRRELVSVLPCDAAARMVHPLCRAGQIPLLGGGGTDLRTGFARALRTKPAPDVVVVLTDGQTPWPAARPACRTVVGLFPRPTANRSWREDDPDYVPDAPPAWARVVEIGGGPAAG, from the coding sequence GTGAACGGCCCGGCCGGTGCCCTCGACACCGCGAAGCTCTTCACCGCCCGGCTGCACGCGGCCCGGGTCCGGCCCTATCTGGCGACGGCGCTCTTCGCGCTGCACACCGTCGAGTCCCGGCGGGTGCCGACGATGGCCGTGGACCGACACTGGCGCTGCTACGTCTCTCCCGCCTTCGTGGACCGGACGCCGGTCGAGGAGCTGGCCGGGGTCTGGGTGCACGAGGTCTCGCACCTGCTGCGCGACCACCACGGCCGAGGTGACCGGGTCGCCCAGCGGCGCGGGCTCGTCGGGCCGGGCGAACGGCTGCGGATGAACATCGCGGCGGACTGCGAGATCAACGACGACGTGTACGGGGACGGGCTCGCCCGGCCCGAGGGTGCGGTCGAGCCGACCCTGCTGGGCCTCACCCCGGGTGAGCTGATGGAGGACTACCTGCGGCAGTTCCGGCTCGGGCCGCACACCCAGGACTTCGTCTGGCTGGACTGCGGCAGTGGCGCCGACGGGCTGGACCGGGAGTGGGACCTCGGACCGGACGGCGCGCACGGGCTCACCGCCCAGGAGCGGGACGCCGTACGGTTCCGGGTGGCGCAGGGCATCGCCGCCCGGCCGGGTACCGCCCCGAGGGGGTGGCAGCGCTGGGCCGAGGAGGCGTTCCATCCGCCGCAGCCGTGGCTGGCCCTGTTGGGGGCGGCGGTCCGCTCGGCCGCCAGCAGCGCTGGTGCGGGCGACGACTACACGTACGGTCGCCCGGCCCGCCGCTCCGCCAGCCTGCCCGGGGTGATCCTGCCGAGCCTGCGGCGCCGGCCGCCCCGGGTCTGCGTCGTCGTCGACACCTCCGGGTCGGTCAGCGACACCGAGCTGGGCAGCGCGCTGGTCGAGATCGCCGCGATCGGTCGGGCGGTGGGCGGCCGACGCGAGCTGGTCAGCGTGCTGCCCTGCGACGCGGCGGCCCGGATGGTGCACCCGCTCTGCCGGGCCGGGCAGATCCCGCTGCTCGGCGGCGGCGGGACGGACCTGCGCACGGGCTTCGCGAGGGCGCTGCGGACGAAACCGGCCCCGGACGTCGTGGTGGTGCTCACCGACGGGCAGACGCCGTGGCCGGCGGCGCGGCCGGCGTGCCGGACGGTGGTGGGCCTCTTCCCCAGGCCGACGGCGAACCGGTCCTGGCGGGAGGACGATCCCGACTACGTGCCGGACGCGCCGCCGGCCTGGGCCCGGGTGGTCGAGATCGGTGGCGGGCCTGCGGCGGGCTAG